GAACAAATGTATTGGGGGAGAAGGTTGGGGTAGCACCTATTGAGGAGATGACTAAAACTCACTGAAGGTGGTTGTAGTTTGGTAATGTGAGAAAAGTTAATCAGATGGAAGATAGTCCAGCTAAAAGGTGCAAaagaagactgaagaaaactttagaaattagaagaaaccataaaaaaataccGTATTCTAAAtggttttattgaaaatttggtTCTTGGTCGATCCAAAAGGCGTCATACATGTAGCAGGCCCCATGCAGTTAGATAAGGCTACcttattgaaaattttgttgatgctgtattttaatacaaattaagaGGAACTATTGTTAATAGAAATGCTACCCTGAAACACATTCATACTTTTGTAGTATTAGAGAACCATGCTAGCTATGCGTAAATATTGCACTAAGCTGCTTGGAAATGAAAGGTCTTATGTTTGGGTTTCTTATATCTATAAGGATGACTAGTAGTTGGTGAAACATGAAATAGAAGATATTAGAATGGAGGTTTTGGCCAGTTAGATACTTCGTGTTAGCTATCAGCTTTGTTATGTTCAGATATTTAATGTGAAAGAATTTTAGCATAACTATAAGCTTTATTACTTAAGACAGGAATGAAAATAGGGATGATAGATTATTGTTGCATAACAATGAAGCTCTTACAGACTTTTCTGTGAAGATCTTGGGCTTCTACTCGCAAAAAGAACCTTTAGGCTAGATGGTCGTAACTGGTTATTCACTGCTCAAACTGTTTGAAAAGAGACTCTTATTGCTTGGGTTTGGCATTGTATTGCTGAATCTctctgattattttttttctcttgtagaTTGCTTTTCCAGCATCATATTTGTTCTCCCAAGTCAATAATGTTGTTCTTGCTTCTTGATGGTTAAAGGAAGTAGAAGGTTCTCTAGTCTAGTTTTAGTTCTTTTATTTGATCTGTGGTACTTAAAAGATTATACACAATATTGAGGTGTCTACATTTGCAAAGACTGCATAGGGCATTTGATCCCCTGATGCGTTTGCCTTGATGAGAATTTGTTTTTTGGATCTTGGTCCCTTCATTACCAATAACGATTGCCATAATTTGAAGGCAACTGTTGTCGATACCTATCAATCTGATGGGTAAACTTTAGTTATAATGGTGCTAGTTATCTCATACCCCTTGTTTCTTTAAAggagttgaaattcatttttctattcttcatcATGTTtctactaattttttatattttgtcatATTTGGAAGACAAAGGTCAATAATAAtgaatttactttttcatttccTGTATATCTTTCTTAATGCAGATTGAGAGACCCTTACAGAAACATGGTGGCAGACTTGGACATGATGAAAAGTATTGTGGTTCATGTTTTGGTGCAGAAGAGGTACCTTTGACCATTTACTACACTTAAATTTGATCCAGTTTTCTTATGATTTTATAACTACCATAACATGTATTGGGTGTCAATGTGGACTGACAAGACTTTAAGGCTTTGATGTTTTATagaatatatctttttttaaaaaaattgttctgaAGGATTTAAGGCtttaaagaaaaaggagaaattaGGTATCAAGGGTTGTGGTGACAGAATTTGGTGAGATTTAACTATGAGAACAACTTTTGGGATCTAAACATGGTAATCAAAGGTGAAGAGTGTCCTTAAGGCTCTAAGTTTTTAATGCCTTGTGCCATAAGGACCAGGCCTCATTAAAGAAAGACGTAAACAACCATAAAGATTTAACTGtcttgcttaaaaaaaatagtgttttaCTCTATTATGGACGTGAAACATAACTCAGTGCATGTGTGTTTTGTACTTGGAAAAGAAAACATATTGCTTGTTAGTTCACTCtgcaaatgaatgaaaaaaagagagcatCAAAAGCAGAATAAAGAAGAACTTAAGAGAATAGTATTAAATGagaagatttttatattttcattctgATCTGACTTCAACAAGTGAagacaacaaatataatatctttTCAGTGGGGCaacattatcaaataaaaagatATGATATGGAGGTGAGTGGTGTTTGCCTCCTTTCATGTGTTGTTTTATGCACTTCGTTTTTTAAAGAGGTGATTGACCTGTATGCCACTGTTCTTTATACAAAAACCTAAGGACTCTTATGGATTGAGCTTTATAAGTAAGATGCTCACCTGGATTGCCTCTGCTCTGATGGAAAAGTGCCATTAAGGCACACTTTTTGCCACCTTTAACTACATTGGATGTAAAACAACTACACATTTGTGGGGGTTAATTATGAACCAAAGACAAAGGATGGATACTGGAGACTTGGTGAAAGGATATTGCTATTGAAACACTGTCTGGCTTTTCTTGTGAAAATTGCTTGGAAAACATGTTCTGCGATCTTCGTCTTTATATTATGAGTTTTCTGTAGTTTTCCCATTGGTGACAGTTTTGCCTTGGTGTATTCAATTTCTGTTCTATGCCTCATGTCTAATCACATCAATGTTCTCATGTTTGTTAAgttgaaaaaatagaaagatacTCTATTTCTGTGTGCTTATTCTTAAACACCAAAATTATCTTCACTGTTACATTTCAGTAACAATGTTAATAACAATGATAAATCCTAATAACACTGATTTGTTCAATGTATATTATAGACAAAGTTAGGCTGGTGCAAATGTACATGGAGATACATGGTTGGGATGCTGGATAAAATTTTTGTGGCTTGACTAACACAGCAGCATTTGTTCTTGAATGATCACAGAATCTATGGTTGACTGAAGTTTATGAGTAGCTATTATTATGCTgaagttaaatttaattattatcattactGCTTTCATATGAGTAGTCCAATATGCTgctaaattgtatattttactGTGTATTTGTACACTTTCATGTCAGTGCAACTTATACTCCAATCGtttctttatttcttatatGTCTATGCTTTCTCTATCGCTTGTTCTCATGCAGTCAGATGAACACTGTTGTAATTCTTGTGAAGAAGTGCGTGAAGCATATAGGAAAAAGGGCTGGGCAATGACAAATATGGATTTGATTGATCAGGTTGGCTTCATACTCTTTGTATTACACAATAAACACTGGAATTTTCTGTGGATTCAAATGCCACACTTATGAGGCCGTAGCTGtacacattttatttattttgttgctgaagcatatttattatgatttataagaGCTTAAGAATGCAATGAGGAGGCTAACAACACAATTAGAATTGAAAAGGCTCCACCGTACCTTTGAGTTTTTGGCTGAATGAAATCTGACATGTGTGTTAATTATATTGGACTTGTGTACTTTGCCCTGATGTTTGAATTTGTAGTGGGAATTTTGTCAGAGAAATATTGCATTCTGACGCTTTGGTTTTTCTTTCAGTGTCAAAGAGAGGGTTATGTGCAAAGGGTAAAGGATGAAGAAGGTGAAGGATGCAATCTTCAAGGATCTCTTGAAGTTAATAAAGTAGCAGgaaattttcattttgcaaCTGGGAAAAGCTTTCTTCAGTCTGCTATATTTCTGGCTGATCTGCTTGCTCTACAGGATAATCATTATAATGTAAGACTGaactgattttttattattcattgcCTGAATTGTGTATATATTCTGAAAACTTTGATAAATTTCTGATGCTTTCCTTTTGCTTGTAATCTCATATCCTCatgttgatttaaaaaaatatggtgtATGATGCAGATTAGCCATCGGATCAACAAATTAAGTTTTGGTCACCATTTCCCTGGATTGGTAAATCCTCTTGACGGGTAATTTTCTTCTCCAGCAGATGCCTTTATTTTCTGGTGACAAGGATGGCATGTGGCATAGGTGTTTTCACATACTgggatttttaaatttgaatctaATGCCATTGATTGAAATTCTAAAGTAATTTACTTCACCCTCTATCATAAAAGTAAAACTTAATCAAATTTCTATTATATAAGTAAAAAGACTATAACaaggtttaaattattttcaccaCAAAGCATGTTTCCTTCTGTTGCAAAGCACTAAAATGAAAAGCAAATGTTTTCTCATTCTCCCAAATAGCCATTTGAGACCTTCAAAAATCATAACCAAACAGATTGTAACAGATTTGATGAATAAGGCGTAACTTCATTAGATAAAGTACGATCAATTCCCATTTGTTACCCTTATTCAATCCTATTTGTTGAGAACAAGGAAGCATGCAAATGTCTGGATGCCAAGATGAACCTTTAACTCAGCTACTGCAAATGAATGTGTTCTTCACATTCTCTCAACATATAGGGCTGAAACAAGGGTAAGAAAGATTTTTTAGTGCCAACATCCATTAGCTTCCAGTTATGCTTagcaacaatttgaagttctAATCTCCAAGTTTTATATTGGTTTTCAATAGAGTAGGTTTGTATAGTAAATGCAAAATACAGTGTGTGCAAAATACATTATTGGTTTTCTAAAAATAGCCTTTAAAAAATGCTGTGACTAAATTTTTCCACCCTCAACCATTTGAAGTCTCCtcattttcttctccttccAATACTTTGCAGGGTAAAGTGGGTGCAAGGACCTGCTCATGGCATGTACCAGTATTTCATAAAGGTTGGTAGTTGGTACTATCAGGGACATATTCCTAATTAGAGATTTTGTTTGCGTGTCAAGTTTTTTAACTAATTGATGTTAAATCcaactaatttatttaatttttatctcacTATTTTGGCTGTACTATTACTTTTATGGAAACATTAACATATCAAGTTTTCATGATGATATTGcattcatttcttttctttacttttttttggggGAAAAAGGGGGTGTGGGTGGGTTGAATATACTGCATTCAATTTTGATGTTTTAATGCTATTATGGATTTCTATTATGTTATTACCCTTTTCTCCCTTGTAGGTGCACTGCTTATAACATGATattgcatttgttttttttttccttctcttttattttttcatatggtTAGTATACAGTATACTGCATTCATTTCTACAAACTCTAGTATATTCTAGTGTTTGTCCTGCCAAAGCTGAGAGAACCAGCAAAAACATCTTGAATATTTGCTTCAACATATTGCATCCAATGTTGTTTTTAGCTTTCTTCTAACTATTTGAATATTGTGCATGCAATTATGCACCGAGTTGACACTTGTTTGGGCCTCTGTGTACACATTGCAGGTGGTCCCTACAATATACACAGACATTAGAGGCCGTGTTATCCATTCAAATCAGGTATGGTTGATATCATGAACATACTGTCGTGTCATGTTTCATTTGATAGTGCTTATGTAGCATAATAAATGTTATTGCACAGTATTCTGTGACTGAGCATTTCAAGAGTTCAGAGCTGGGTGTTGCAGTTCCTggagttttcttcttttatgaCATATCTCCAATCAAGGTAAAATTGCCTAATTTTACTAGCAAATTGTATAAAATGTtgatgtttcttcttcttccgttGACTGCACTCAACATTTGTGTTTTCCCACTTTAGTTTGATACAGCCCGGCATGCATAATAGTCTTAGTCTTTCctattaagatattttaaacatttcCTCATATAGTGAATGGGGCACATTTGGGGAATTGGGGTTGAGTGCTGAATTTTATGCACACTGTAGATGAATGGTTAATTTTCTGCATCCCTATTTCATTTTTCCACTCGTGAACTCTTGCATTTCAGATGCTCTCATCCATCCTGTGAATTTATTGGGGCCTGTTTTGCACTTCTGATGCTCTTCtctatttaaaaattgttattatagaTTCAAAAGGACATGAAATGAAAAGTCAATCAAGGACACGATTATATGCAGCCAGTAATATGATATATTAATCCCCTTCACCCaccttgaaatttatttatttccgcAAGTATTATTGTCACCAAGGAGTTTTGAAGTATTAGGCCTTGACCATCTCCATTGATGAACAAAGTAAATCCTGAGATTTAACGTAATCAAATTCCAAATCAATACTTGAACATCAAAACTTAAGCCAGTTTAACTTTGGAGTAATACTTGATCTCTGAAAACTACATTagtataaattcaaaatttgaaagttcTGGCTTCtagaaatcaaagataatttttCCAAAATCTTCTCATTATGTAAAACAACTTGAAAATACCCCAAGGGTGTAAGTGTAATCAAATAGtaagaaaatgcaaaattttgtatttagcTAGTGATTTGGAGAGCAGGCTGCGACTAATCCTAAAATTCTGGATGAGGTGGAGTTATTGACTCAAATGTGCTATGTggcaagaaattcaaatgagttCCTACCCTCAAAGTATGGAGACTTCTGTCACGTGACTATAAATGTTTGGTAACCATATGGCACCATTAACAGTGGCAACTTATGACAATGATCTCAATCATGTTATTGAGGCAGCTGCTAAGcacaaaaatagagaaaattgaaataatgCTTTTGCATGTTACAGCTGTGGTCCCTATGATTGATGTTGGTATTTCAATATTCTTCCATTTGAAATTTTCCCCAAAATATAGTGCATCCTGATCCTGATTCAGTAGCAACATGTAtctattatctttttattacgtggaggatatatatatataagaacctGTTGATGCATATTGTCGTGCATTTTTATGATTGGAtctcttaaataaattgatatgtTTTATGCTGCAGGTCAACTTTAAAGAGGAACATATTCCATTTTTACATTTCCTGACCAATATTTGTGCAATTATTGGAGGTAATTCCTTGTTCTCTCTATCCACTCCAGGCCTAGAAAAGATAAGggtgataaattaatttcttatcaaatgattACATGAATAGAGTTAAATGAAAGAATTTAACGGGAATATATGgcattataaatgttttttacactattattcaatcatagattgccatataattgaaaattacGTTCTTTAGTAATAGTtaactttaaaagttatatctaAAGTGATCTCTAATTAATTGACAGTATAAAAAACTTTACACTGCACAGCCTATCAAAATTAAGCTCTAAGTTTTTGGCTCACGCtgctaattaaaattgaatttcaatctTTTTGTGTAGGTGTATTTACTGTTGCGGGAATAATAGATTCATCGATATATTATGGTCAGAGAACAATCAAGAGGAAGATGGAGCTTGGAAAATTTACATGATGTGGTCAAATTCTGCATGAGTGCTCTAATATCCTAATTGATTTGACGTATTTGGTTGGCTGGTGCATTGAGTATCGTTTATAATGTGGTAGCATATGCACATAATGCCAAGGGTAAGCAGAGCCGTAGGTTCGGTTGATGCATGAAGTGTATTTTTTGGATCATGATTTTTCCTTTAATGTGTAGCAATTTCTATTAAGTTGCTACTTTGGTGGGTTTTTAATATATGGATGAAGATGAGGAATGCAAAGAGTTGTTGGGaactttttagatatttttgcTGCATAATACATGACATGGTTGATTATGCATAACATACAGTTCTTGTGTTGCTGTTCCCCGTGCTGTAATCTAGCCAATGTTTTCATTgaacttgaagaatttgaagctGCTAAGTtaggatttaaatattttgtcacgTTTCCTATATGCTTAGTTAATGTTCACAATTCAAGGGCAACAATTTTGTTTGATATGATGAGAAATGTTTCAGTATTTTTCGTTTAACCCACTGTGCTTATGGTCCATTTAGTTTTGGATTATGCATATTTTGTTACGTTAATTTTGTATTGTGCTGATTTaagttcttctattttttttttataaaaaaattagacaaatcccatccatatatatttttttatatcttaaacAGTTAAAACGcattctaatttattatttaaaaatatttacaaattaaattgaataaatcgTTTAAAATATCGAGTTCTAAATTCACCAATTAAAACATCATATTTTActtgaaataaaaagaaaactcaattttcctttaaatcttaattttatatgctataattgtttttaatcaaactttattaaaattataccaTACCGTAAATTCATTGTAAATTCCTAAATACTTGAATAGAAATAATAACTTGAGCGCTTTAGGTAGAAGGAAATAGGTGATAGGGTCAactttacttaattttaaaaatagaagaaattaattagtttaacaaaattttggGAGGCCAAAATTTTACACTGGTCAAACTAAAGGgattaaatatgtaattaaatcTATACATTAATGAGAAATGGcaaaaattttatacaaaaagaTTTCGCATTATCCATGTTAAGTAGCAATGTTGATTTTAAATTGATAATCAATTAtacaacagtttttttttttttgaaggaacacaacagtaaaattttaaactaaacaaaaatatagctaaatattaaggaaaaaatatttacgtACCTTAAACTTTATCcttttttacaaataaacatcttaatatttaattttgtctcAATTGATCCCTAACTTTATCTCATTTGTAAATAGACACcatgcactttaatttcgtttcaattaaattttaccttttttttgcaAATAGGGACCTAATTTCAGttcaattaattgttaaaattgaCTCCTTTCATTAACAATATCTTATAATAAATGGGAGTTAAgttactaacaaaaaaaatccaatttttattaatttatttaatttcaactgttaaatttttttataaatcactttttcaaacattaaaacataataaaatttagaattaaaaaatcaaataaaaacatttttttattaatgttattattttccttttttcatatatcttctaaatttattttcttggttatatttaaatatagaaaaaatgagttgtaacaaaaaaaaaatgaatgattaacattttaagataaataacttgaaataataaatattagtaaaaagATAAGTTTTAAAGATCAATTGAAATGCAATTAAAGTTTAAGGTGTGTATTCACAAAAAGTTAAAGCTTAAATatcaatcataataaatttaaaattcatggtGTTTATTTGCAAAAGTAAAGTTAAAGATTAATTGAGACAAAGTTAAAATTCAGGATGTCTATTTGTAAAAAAGGGAAGTTTAAGGAAACTTAACGCTTTTTATCCAAACATTGATTATAGTTTAAGTTTTTAACATAGATAATTAAAGCTTCTGTCATGCTCTACAAACTTTGTTAACATCCTTGAAATTAGGGTTGTCTATGAGATTGATTTAATCTGGTTTAAGAGAAAAatgctttttaaaaaaagcaatttaatcaaaataattagatCCAGTTTGTCACCTCTTTTTATTTGAATCTAAACCAAACTAAAAGAATGAGTAGATTCAAACAataatatcaaaacaaaaaagagattcaaacaacaattacaataatttattgcattaacaccaaaattttaataaaaacaataaaatgtgGCTGTTGAGtagattaagaaaataattaaaacttaaactAAGGACTTTACCCCAAAGGAAATAGATTTCAACCAGCAAACTCTCAAATGCCTGGCCAATCTCCCTAGCTGCGTCATTGCCCAAGAGAACAGATTAATCGTTTGCTTCCAGCTCAGCATTATATAGGAAAGTTTCATGTTTAACAACTTGTTTTGTCTTCGATGTGGGActaaaaaactctttttattcTTCAACATTTGCAACCCAGTACTTGTAATAATATTCGTTCCACTAATTGTCATCCAATTACACCAAGGTGTCCTTATCTGAGCATAATCAAGATCATTATTGAAAACATCATGTTTTTCACAGCAACCCAACTAGAACCTTTAAAAAATTTCCCACTCGTTTTTCAATTCCCTTACAAAGCTCCTTTATTTTGATGCTTGAGTAGCTTAATGGTAAATGGAGCAGATTCCTCCACCACTATATTTGATTGGGATTTGAAGACTATAAGAACTGTAATATTTGATTGGAGATGCAATCTGTCGAATCTTCTAGCTAGCACAAACTAAGAACGTGTTTGCTTTGCCGGTGAAAGTGA
This genomic interval from Glycine max cultivar Williams 82 chromosome 5, Glycine_max_v4.0, whole genome shotgun sequence contains the following:
- the LOC100807734 gene encoding endoplasmic reticulum-Golgi intermediate compartment protein 3; protein product: MIPCLFGSFFILQPTHSFPHAPFSGHRRRRNAVHRFIFSQRLRRPPVMDKVFNKLRNLDAYPKVNEDFYNRTLAGGVVTVVSAAVMLFLFFSELSLYLYTVTESKLLVDTSRGDTLHINFDVTFPAVRCSILSLDAMDISGEQHLDIRHNIVKKRIDANGNVIEERKDGIGAPKIERPLQKHGGRLGHDEKYCGSCFGAEESDEHCCNSCEEVREAYRKKGWAMTNMDLIDQCQREGYVQRVKDEEGEGCNLQGSLEVNKVAGNFHFATGKSFLQSAIFLADLLALQDNHYNISHRINKLSFGHHFPGLVNPLDGVKWVQGPAHGMYQYFIKVVPTIYTDIRGRVIHSNQYSVTEHFKSSELGVAVPGVFFFYDISPIKVNFKEEHIPFLHFLTNICAIIGGVFTVAGIIDSSIYYGQRTIKRKMELGKFT